From a region of the Helicoverpa armigera isolate CAAS_96S chromosome 14, ASM3070526v1, whole genome shotgun sequence genome:
- the LOC110378843 gene encoding uncharacterized protein LOC110378843, giving the protein MSLDTALTYDKNRDCINGFVELNEKQSQFADHALVFMLRGAVYKWQQPIAFYYCQGATSGTDLKKILRDVVAVLVECGLKPICVICDQGTSFQAALKSFREDTKRDQILSDQEPDGSVTISGVNLSIIYDPSHLIKGIRNNFLNKNIVMDGKTSKWTDIVDVYETDCKHTESRLLHKLNDQHVIPEKIKKMKVKNCVKVLSSTVSAALSYTAQFSHYADGRPVSGTIKNTAETVLFFDRLFDSVNGAGSAKEARGKLRTVVTKKSPHHKFWPEAIRKLENLKGQCQGLGS; this is encoded by the exons ATGTCATTAGACACTGCTTTAACCTACGATAAAAACAGAGACTGCATCAATGGCTTTGTAGAGTTAAATGAAAAGCAGAGCCAGTTTGCCGACCATGCACTTGTTTTCATGCTCAGAGGAGCGGTGTACAAGTGGCAGCAACCCATTGCCTTTTATTATTGTCAGGGGGCCACATCAGGGACTGATCTTAAAAAAATTCTAAGAGATGTTGTGGCTGTTCTCGTGGAATGTGGTCTGAAGCCTATTTGTGTAATTTGTGATCAAGGCACATCTTTCCAAGCAGCCTTGAAAAGCTTTAGAGAGGACACTAAGCGTGATCAAATACTTTCAGATCAAGAACCAG ATGGCTCAGTTACTATCAGCGGCGTTAACCTGAGCATTATTTATGACCCGTCACATTTGATTAAAGGaattagaaataatttcttGAATAAGAACATAGTCATGGATGGTAAAACATCCAAGTGGACTGATATtgtggatgtctatgaaactgACTGTAAACACACAGAGTCTAGACTCCTTCATAAATTGAATGACCAACATGTCATTCCTGAAAAAATCAAGAAGATGAAA GTGAAGAACTGTGTCAAAGTGCTGAGTTCAACAGTATCTGCAGCTTTGTCTTATACAGCtcaatttt cACACTATGCGGATGGCAGGCCTGTTAGTGGCACGATAAAGAATACTGCTGAAACAGTACTGTTTTTCGACAGACTTTTTGATAGCGTGAATGGAGCAGGATCTGCAAAAGAAGCCAGAGGGAAATTAAGAACTgtagtaacaaaaaaatcaccACACCATAAATTTTGGCCAGAAGCCATTAGGAAATTGGAAAATttgaaaggacaatgccagggtctgggctcatag